GCCGCGGGTTCGAGTCCCGTCACCGGCTTCGTGCCGGTGTAGCTCAGCTGGTAGAGCACCTTGTGGTTTCGCCGACTTCGACCTCTGGACACCTACGTCACGCACCTCCCGGTGCGCGGGCTGCGGCTCCTTCTTTTGCAAAGAATCCAAAAGCCGCCGCCACCTTGATCTCGGGAGGCACGCGTGGGGGATGCCCGGTGCGCAGGCGACGGCTACTTCCGGATCAACAGGTCGCGGGTTCGAGTCCCGCCCGGCCCCGGCCGGTAGCTCAGTTGGATAGAGCAGTCGACAACAGTCCGTCGCCGACTTCGATCTCGGGCATTCCTCACGTCACGCCTCCCCCGCTTTCCTTTGAATTCGGGGGGATTCACCATGGCTCGTTTCAACCTGCGCGCGTTCAAGGCAGCGCCTGCCGCGCCCACCTCGCCCGTACGCTCGACCCGCAGCGCCAGCACCCACCAGGGCGGCCCCGGGTACGAACGCGATCCGCGCTCCGAGCTGTTCCTGCTCGCCGTCGCCAACTTCGTGACGCAGCGCACCTTCCACGAGCGCGGCGAGGACCGCGACGACCGCTTCGCCGCCCTCGTGCGGCGGCTCGCGGTCGAGGACCCGGCGTGGACCGCCGGCCTGCTGCGCTGGCTCCGTGGGGACGCGAACATGCGGACGGCCTCGCTCGTCGGCGCCGCCGAGTACGTGAAGGCACGGCTCGACGCGGGCGCCACCGACGGGCCTTCGAACCGCCAGGTCGTGGACTCCGTGCTCCAGCGCCCTGACGAGCCCGGCGAGTTGCTGGCCTACTGGACGGCGACGCACGGGCGCAACGTGCCCAAGCCCGTCAAGCGCGGCATCGCCGACGCGGTGCGCCGTCTCTACTCCGCCGGCTCCCTGCTGAAGTACGACACGGCCTCCAAGGACTACCGCTTCGGTGACGTCCTCAACCTCGTGCACGCCTCCCCCGACCCGGCGAAGCCCTGGCAGGGCGAGCTGTTCCGCCACGCCCTCGACCGCCGGCACAACCCGGAGAGCGCCGAACTCCCCGTGGGCAACCGCACCCTCGCCGCCCACCGGGCGCTGATGGAGCTGCCGGTACCGGAGCGGCGCGAGGTGGTGCTCGCCCCGGACGGTGCGGAGCGCCTCGCGGAGGCGGGCATGACCTGGGAGGCCCTCGCCGGATGGCTGCAGGGGCCGATGGACGCGGCCGCCTGGGAGGCGGTCATTCCGTCCATGGGCGCGATGGCGCTGCTGCGCAACCTGCGCAACTTCGACCAGGCCGGGGTCTCGGACGAGGTGGCCGCGCGCGTCGCGGCGAAGATCTCCGACCCGGAGGTCGTCGCCCGGTCGCGGCAGTTCCCCTTCCGCTACCTGGCCGCCTACCAGCACGCCCCCTCGCTGCGCTGGGCGTACCCGCTGGAGCAGGCGCTCGGGCACTCGCTGGCCAACGTACCCGCGCTGCCCGGCCGGACGCTGGTGCTCGTCGACCG
This genomic window from Streptomyces sp. NBC_01351 contains:
- a CDS encoding TROVE domain-containing protein, whose amino-acid sequence is MARFNLRAFKAAPAAPTSPVRSTRSASTHQGGPGYERDPRSELFLLAVANFVTQRTFHERGEDRDDRFAALVRRLAVEDPAWTAGLLRWLRGDANMRTASLVGAAEYVKARLDAGATDGPSNRQVVDSVLQRPDEPGELLAYWTATHGRNVPKPVKRGIADAVRRLYSAGSLLKYDTASKDYRFGDVLNLVHASPDPAKPWQGELFRHALDRRHNPESAELPVGNRTLAAHRALMELPVPERREVVLAPDGAERLAEAGMTWEALAGWLQGPMDAAAWEAVIPSMGAMALLRNLRNFDQAGVSDEVAARVAAKISDPEVVARSRQFPFRYLAAYQHAPSLRWAYPLEQALGHSLANVPALPGRTLVLVDRSGSMWSRLSDRSELNRADAAAVFGSALALRAEEADLVQFGTTSEVVPYTRGESVLKVLERFGDLGGTYTARAVKEHYRDHDRVLIVTDEQAASYGYGGDPTQEVPSTVPVYTWNLAGYRVGHAPSGSANRHAFGGLTDGAFRMVSLIEAGQDADWPWAV